Proteins encoded together in one Marispirochaeta sp. window:
- a CDS encoding DUF493 family protein: MHADSNPDYHTRMNDSSQILYPARVMMKVIMSAKETEEENQRRINDSIEPLGYQPSSFSSRLSRKGRWMSISFFAEVDSNSDLQHLYETLSQVPGAQVIL; this comes from the coding sequence TTGCACGCCGACAGCAATCCGGATTACCATACCCGCATGAACGACTCATCACAGATTCTTTATCCGGCGCGGGTTATGATGAAGGTCATCATGAGCGCCAAGGAGACAGAAGAAGAGAATCAACGCCGGATAAACGATTCCATTGAACCTTTAGGCTACCAGCCATCGAGTTTCAGTTCCCGGCTCAGCAGAAAAGGCCGCTGGATGAGTATCAGTTTTTTCGCCGAAGTCGATTCCAACAGCGATCTGCAGCACTTGTATGAAACCCTCTCCCAGGTGCCCGGAGCACAGGTGATACTTTAA
- a CDS encoding HD domain-containing protein, translating into MSIEQIIRRYFKSGSEAERILIAHGEAVADKADEVARRFPEADTDFDFLYEAAMLHDIGMIGTHVPSLDCYGQSPYIHHGIIGKRLLEVEGLPRHALVCERHFLTGVSREDILREGMDLPPRDMLPESWEEKLICYADCFYSKKAGRLKNEKSPAEVLKKLPAFCKPVFQSWLIDFKEAVPDVLILSDRRVSG; encoded by the coding sequence ATGTCAATTGAACAGATTATCCGGCGCTACTTTAAGTCCGGGTCAGAGGCAGAAAGAATCCTGATTGCCCATGGAGAAGCCGTAGCCGACAAGGCCGACGAGGTTGCCCGGCGCTTTCCGGAGGCGGACACGGATTTTGATTTTCTGTACGAAGCTGCCATGCTCCACGATATCGGCATGATAGGTACACATGTTCCCTCCCTCGATTGTTACGGACAGTCTCCGTACATTCATCATGGCATTATCGGGAAGCGTCTCCTTGAGGTGGAAGGATTGCCGCGGCATGCTCTTGTCTGTGAACGGCATTTTCTGACCGGCGTGAGCCGTGAGGATATTCTGAGGGAGGGAATGGACCTGCCGCCCCGGGATATGCTGCCGGAAAGCTGGGAAGAGAAGCTGATCTGTTATGCCGACTGCTTTTATTCTAAAAAGGCCGGCCGTTTAAAAAACGAGAAGAGTCCTGCGGAGGTGTTGAAAAAGCTCCCCGCCTTTTGCAAGCCTGTCTTTCAAAGCTGGCTCATCGATTTCAAGGAAGCTGTTCCCGATGTACTAATTCTTTCGGATAGAAGGGTATCCGGCTAA